A region of the Candidatus Rokuibacteriota bacterium genome:
ATCGTGGCATCCAGGACCGCCTTCAGCGCGTAGTAGACCGTCGCCAGGAGCGCGAGCCACACGACGTTGATGTCCCCCGGGCTCTGGGGGCCGGTCCCAGCAAAGTCGAGACGAATCCTCTCGCCGTCCACGCTGATCGCCACAGCGATCGGGATCGGTCCCTCCCTGACGCCGTCGCCGTCCAGATAATCGACGAACCGGTAGACGCCCGGCGGGAGCTTGGCGATGGCTGCCCGGATCTTTCTCTCGCCATACGACAAGTAATGATCGGACGCCGCCCTGACCGCAGCCGAGCCGTAGCGGCCGCAGAGCTCCAGGAGCCGGCGCTCGCCGAGCCGGTTGGCGGCGATCTGGGCGCGAAAATCGCCCTCCCGCTGGTCGGGAAGGGCGAAGTTCGCCAGGAGCAGCTCCAGGACATCCTCGCGGACCCGACCCGCCTCCACGAGGCGGATCGGCGGGATCCGGAGCCCCTCGTCGTAGATCGAGCGGATCCGCTCGCCGGTCCGGTCCGCGTGGTGGGCGATGTTGGCGACGAAGCCGAAGAGCTGGCCCTCGACGAACACGGGAGCGGCCAGCGTGATGTCGGGCAGATGGGTGCCGCCTCCCGAGTACGGATCGTTGGCGCCGAAGACGTCGCCGGGCGCGAGAGCGTTGGGCGGGTAGCGGCGGAGGATCTCGCGGACGACGCCGAGAAGCGATCCCAGGTGCATCGGGATGTGCTCGGCCTGGGCGATCACCTGGCCCTCCCGGTCGAAGATCGCCGTCGAGCAGTCCCACCGCTCCTTGATGTTGCTCGAGTAGGAGGCCTTGATGAGCGCCGTCCCCATCTCCTCCGCGATCGAGAGGAGCGCCGAGCCGATCACTTCAAGCGCGATCCGATCCACTTCAGGCCTCAGTGATGATGAGGACGCCAAGCTCGTCGACCAGCGCCTCCTGCCCCGGGTGCAGCAGGGTCGTGCTGTCGAACTGCTCGATCACCCCGGGCCCGGCGAGCCGGTTGCCGGCGACGAGGCGCGCGCGGTCGTAGACCGGGCAGTCGAGGACGCCGGCCTCGTCGAAATCCACATGGCGGCGGCCCAGCAGCGCCGCCGAGGCGTCGAGGGCACCGGGCTTCCGCCTCGGAATCTCCGGCTGATCGGGCACGCCCCGGGCGACGAGACGGGCGTTCACCACCTGGATGGGCTCGGCCTCGGCCGAAAACCCGTAGGTTGCTTCGTGAACCTGGAGGAACCTCTGGCGGAGCCCCTCGGCGGAGCGCTCGCGCCAGACCTCGTCAGGCACCGGAACCAGCAACTCGTAGTTCTGGCCCTCGTACCGGAGGTCGAGCCAGCGGGCGAGCTGACGGCGCTCGGGCGGGACCCGCTCGCGGTCGAGCCACGCCGTGGCGTCGGCCTCGAGGGCCGTGAAGATCGGCTCCAGCTCATCGAGCGCCTGGGCGTCGAGCCTTCCGACCCATGTCCTCACCGCGTCGGCCCTCAGGTCTTCGACCAGGAGGCCGAGCGCGCAGAGAATGCCCGGTCCCGGAGGAACCAGAATCGTCCGAA
Encoded here:
- a CDS encoding hydantoinase B/oxoprolinase family protein, translated to MDRIALEVIGSALLSIAEEMGTALIKASYSSNIKERWDCSTAIFDREGQVIAQAEHIPMHLGSLLGVVREILRRYPPNALAPGDVFGANDPYSGGGTHLPDITLAAPVFVEGQLFGFVANIAHHADRTGERIRSIYDEGLRIPPIRLVEAGRVREDVLELLLANFALPDQREGDFRAQIAANRLGERRLLELCGRYGSAAVRAASDHYLSYGERKIRAAIAKLPPGVYRFVDYLDGDGVREGPIPIAVAISVDGERIRLDFAGTGPQSPGDINVVWLALLATVYYALKAVLDATIPANGGFYRAIEVEAPQGSIVNALPPAPVGWRTQTCQRIADVVFGALAPVLPERVPAAGNGANSAWVFSGMNPRTGRYYIYLETIGGGAGATAHADGLDAVQVHITNTSNLPVECLEMEYPLLVEDYALVDGSGGAGKFRGGMGIRRTIQVLDHEAQLLGTLERAEMPPWGLQGGGPGGRAALVLNPATPQELRLPSKVWGYPLKPGDRVQIVTPGGGGWGPPSERGS